A part of Vigna radiata var. radiata cultivar VC1973A chromosome 11, Vradiata_ver6, whole genome shotgun sequence genomic DNA contains:
- the LOC106777151 gene encoding pentatricopeptide repeat-containing protein At2g02980, chloroplastic has protein sequence MAMSILQCISHSPTEVNTEVALQPSPSILSLVPKCTSLRELKQIQAYTIKTHLHNTHTVLTKLISFCTSNPTNASMDHAHQMFDQIPQPDIVLFNTMARGYARFDDPLRAILLFCQVLFSGLLPDDYTFSSLFKACARLKALQEGKQLHCLAVKLGVSGNMYVCPTLINMYTACNDMDAARRVFDKIDEPCVVAYNAIITSCARSSQPNEALALFRELQESGLKPTDVTMLVALSSCALLGALDLGKWIHEYVKKNGFDQYVKVNTALIDMYSKCGSLEDAVSVFREMPRRDTQAWSAMIVGYATHGHGSQALSMLEEMKKAKVQPDEISFLGILYACSHNGLVEEGYDHFYSMIHEYGIVPSIKHYGCMVDLLGRAGRLEEAYKFIDELPIKPTPILWRTLLSSCSSHGNVEMAKQVIQRIFELDDSHGGDYVILSNLYARNGRWDDVNYLRKTMAAKGAMKVPGCSSIEVNNVVHEFFAGDGVRSTSTVLHRALDELVKELKLAGYVPDTSLVFYADIEDEEKEIVLRYHSEKLAITYGLLNTPPGTTIRVVKNLRVCVDCHNAAKFISLIFGRQIILRDVQRFHHFKDGKCSCGGYW, from the coding sequence ATGGCAATGTCCATTCTCCAATGTATTTCACATTCTCCCACAGAAGTCAACACAGAAGTTGCACTTCAACCTTCACCCTCCATTCTTTCTCTAGTACCCAAATGCACCTCTCTCAGAGAGCTCAAGCAAATCCAAGCCTACACCATCAAAACCCACCTCCACAACACCCACACCGTCCTCACAAAGCTCATAAGTTTCTGCACTTCCAATCCCACAAATGCTTCCATGGATCATGCCCACCAAATGTTTGATCAAATTCCCCAGCCAGACATTGTTCTGTTCAACACCATGGCACGTGGGTATGCGCGATTTGATGACCCTCTCAGAGCAATTCTTCTTTTTTGTCAGGTTTTGTTCTCTGGCCTCCTCCCAGATGACTACACTTTCTCCTCTCTTTTCAAGGCCTGTGCAAGGCTCAAAGCGCTTCAGGAAGGTAAACAGCTGCATTGCCTTGCTGTTAAACTTGGGGTCAGTGGTAACATGTATGTGTGCCCAACACTTATTAACATGTACACTGCCTGCAATGACATGGATGCTGCTAGGAGGGTCTTTGACAAGATCGATGAACCGTGTGTCGTCGCTTATAATGCGATCATCACGAGCTGTGCTCGGAGTAGCCAGCCCAATGAGGCCTTGGCTTTGTTCAGAGAGTTGCAGGAGAGTGGCCTCAAGCCTACTGATGTCACCATGCTTGTTGCTCTTTCCTCGTGCGCTTTGCTTGGGGCGTTGGACTTAGGGAAGTGGATCCATGAGTATGTCAAGAAGAATGGGTTTGACCAATATGTCAAGGTGAATACTGCTCTTATAGATATGTATTCTAAATGTGGGAGTTTGGAGGACGCTGTTTCTGTGTTCAGGGAGATGCCTAGGAGAGACACACAAGCGTGGTCGGCGATGATTGTTGGCTATGCAACACATGGGCATGGATCCCAAGCCTTATCAATGTTGGAGGAAATGAAGAAGGCAAAAGTGCAGCCTGATGAGATAAGTTTTTTAGGTATACTCTATGCCTGCAGTCACAATGGATTGGTAGAGGAAGGTTATGATCACTTCTATAGTATGATTCATGAGTATGGGATTGTTCCAAGTATCAAGCATTATGGGTGTATGGTGGATTTGCTTGGTCGAGCTGGACGCTTGGAAGAGGCGTATAAGTTCATAGATGAGTTGCCGATCAAGCCGACACCAATTCTGTGGCGGACTTTGCTATCTTCTTGTAGCAGTCATGGAAACGTGGAAATGGCAAAGCAAGTAATTCAGAGAATCTTTGAGCTGGATGATTCCCATGGTGGGGATTATGTCATTTTGTCAAACTTGTATGCAAGAAATGGAAGATGGGATGATGTGAACTACCTAAGGAAAACGATGGCAGCCAAAGGAGCAATGAAAGTCCCTGGTTGTAGCTCAATAGAGGTCAACAATGTAGTGCATGAATTCTTTGCCGGGGATGGAGTTCGTTCCACTTCAACCGTATTGCACCGTGCACTCGACGAATTGGTAAAGGAATTGAAGCTGGCTGGGTATGTACCTGACACATCTCTGGTCTTTTATGCAGACATAgaagatgaagagaaagaaattgTTCTTAGATATCACAGTGAGAAACTGGCCATAACTTATGGTCTTCTGAATACTCCCCCTGGAACAACAATTCGTGTGGTCAAGAATCTTAGAGTCTGTGTGGATTGCCACAACGCTGCTAAATTTATATCATTGATCTTTGGTAGGCAAATTATTCTAAGAGATGTCCAGCGATTTCATCATTTTAAAGATGGGAAATGCTCCTGTGGGGGTTACTGGTAG